One window of the Kwoniella dejecticola CBS 10117 chromosome 3, complete sequence genome contains the following:
- a CDS encoding fumarate hydratase, mitochondrial codes for MLNRVALRSATSLPKRQIARTVLSQRTFASSSSIMAEQKFRQEKDTFGPLQVPADRYWGAQTQRSLINFDIGGPTERMPPPLIKAFGVLKKAAAHVNQTYGLPAEIAENISKAADEVISGKLIDEFPLVVFQTGSGTQTNMNVNEVISNRAIELMGGELGSKKPVHPNDHVNMSQSSNDTFPTAMHVAAVVEINENLVPALRELHDALEEKKKSFDHIIKIGRTHLQDATPLTLGQEFSGYVAQVAKGIERVEGTIKNLSQLAQGGTAVGTGLNTKKGFDEKVAAEISKITGHKFVTAPNKFEALAAHDAIVEASGALNTVAVSLMKIANDIRYLGSGPRCGLGELELPENEPGSSIMPGKVNPTQCEALTMVAAQVIGNNTTISVAGSYGQFELNVFKPVLIKNLLQSIRLLADGSRSFTKNCVVGIKANEDKIKKIMNESLMLATCLNSVLGYDDVAAIAKNAHKKGITLKESALESGKLTSEQFDAKVRPELMLGPDDV; via the exons ATGTTGAATCGCGTTGCTCTCAGATCGGCTACCAGC CTCCCAAAAAGACAAATCGCCAGAACGGTACTTTCCCAAAGAACATTcgcctcgtcctcatccaTCATGGCAGAACAGAAATTTAGACAAGAGAAAGACACGTTCGGTCCTCTGCAGGTGCCTGCTGATAGGTATTGGGGAGCTCAAACCCAGCGAAGTctgatcaacttcgacattG GTGGCCCGACCGAACGGATGCCTCCACCCTTGATCAAAGCCTTCGGTGTACTCAAGAAGGCTGCTGCTCACGTCAACCAGACATACGGTCTTCCAGCTGAGATCGCAGAGAACATCTCCAAGGCCGCCGACGAAGTCATCTCTGGAAAGCTCATCGACGAATTCCCTCTTGTCGTCTTCCAGACCGGTTCTGGTACACAGACCAACATGAACGTCAACGAAGTCATCTCCAACAGGGCTATTGAGTTGATGGGTGGAGAATTGGGAAGCAAAAAGCCTGTTCATCCTAATGATCACGTCAACATGTCTCAATCTTCCAACGATAC ATTCCCAACTGCCATGCACGTTGCTGCTGTCGTGGAAATCAACGAGAACCTTGTCCCTGCCCTCAGAGAGCTTCACGATGCGcttgaagagaagaagaagtcgttTGACCACATTATCAAGATCGGTAGAACCCACTTGCAGGACGCTACACCTCTGACGCTTGGACAGGAATTCAGTGGATACGTCGCTCAAGTAGCCAAGGGTATTGAGAGGGTTGAGGGAACGATCAAGAACCTGAGTCAGCTCGCTCAAGGTGGTACCGCTGTCGGAACT GGTCTCAACACCAAGAAAGGTTTCGACGAAAAAGTCGCTGCTGAGATCTCCAAGATCACCGGCCACAAATTCGTCACTGCCCCTAACAAG TTTGAAGCCCTTGCAGCTCATGATGCGATTGTGGAAGCCTCGGGCGCCCTCAACACCGTCGCTGTCTCGCTTATGAAGATTGCCAACGATATCAGATACCTTGGATCGGGTCCTCGATGTGGTTTGGGAGAATTGGAATTGCCAGAGAATGAACCTGGATCTTCCATCATGCCtggaaa GGTCAACCCTACTCAATGTGAAGCTCTCACTATGGTGGCTGCTCAGGTAATCGGAAACAACACCACCATTTCTGTAGCTGGATCTTACGGTCAATTCGAGCTCAATGTGTTCAAACCCGTCCTCATCAAGAACTTGTTACAATCCATCCGACTTTTGGCTGATGGGTCCAGGTCGTTCACCAAGAACTGTGTGGTGGGCATCAAGGCTAACgaggacaagatcaagaagattATGAATGAATCTTTGATGCT TGCTACATGCCTGAACTCTGTTCTCGGTTACGATG ACGTCGCTGCTATCGCCAAGAACGCACACAAAAAGGGTATCAC TCTCAAGGAATCAGCTCTTGAATCTGGTAAACTCACTTCAGAGCAATTCGACGCCAAGGTCAGACCTGAAC TCATGTTGGGTCCCGATGACGTGTAA